AGTTTACTTTCATCATCCTTGTAATTGCACACATTTTGATAGTAGCCTGTGATTGAATTATATGCACCAAACAAAGTACCTTTTGTGGTTTCCTGCTGTTGGGATGGGCTGGACATTGCATACTCCAATACGTTCTCAACGGTATTTTTATACAAAGTTGAAAATTCGTCTAACTGACCAGAGCGTAACGCCTCGGTAGTTTCTTTATTAGGAGACATAGCAACCTGAATTAATTCTTTCAGTTTACTATCTGTAATTCTGATTGTAGCCCAATTGTTATAAACTTGTTCCAATTCATTGGCTAACTGATTGGTTAATCCTAGAAGTGTATGAGCTATTTTTAATCGGTACTGTACGTTGGAAGTGTGTTTAATACGTATACAGTTGGTTTTATTGCGCATTGCTGCGTTTAAAGTGTTGTTACAAACGATGCGAATAGGCGTAAATGCAGCGGTAATAGAACCTAAACCATCGTGAGAAGTTGTAAGGAAAAGATATTTTTCTATGCAATCGTTTCGACCTACACGAATATAATCGGGCAGTTTAGCGGTAATAAATATGCGCTCACCTTTGCCCAATGCCCCGGCTGTTTCATACAAAATACCTTCTCCACCACCAACAATACTGTCAAAAAAATCAAATGCTTGTACATTCTGTACTATCTCATAATCTTTACCGACTACGCCCAGCACATCATCGGTATCAGTCCGCAGCGTGGCGAAATAATTAGGCACTAAAATACCCGCAGTCAATTCGTCAAAATAATCATCCGCATCGGGGTCTTTAAAAGTATCTAAATTGGATTTATCAACCGTAAATAAGGGGCGCTTTTCAACAACATAATCCAAGCCCGCAAACTTGATGGCCTCGGCGCTAGTTGGATAGTCTTGTACAATTGTGCCTAAATTGTGCCATGCTTTTTCTTTAGTGCTGAAAAAGCTATATTTTTCTGTTTTTTCGTTGTAATTTAAGTTATGTGCCATGTCTTTATTTATTAAATGGGTTAATTGATTCGGTGAATAAAATTTCAGTCTCCAGTACTTCAACTTGTTCAGTACTTTTAAAAGTGTAAATGGTATATGTTTCAAAATCTAAAATTGTTTTACAGAGGCTTTCAAATTTGCTTTTCACCTCAACACGCACCATTAAGTATAGAATGTGGTTTTTCATGTTATTAAGGATTAAGCGCCCCCACAGAAACGGGGGGCGCATAGTGATTAACTGGCAGGAATTAGGTTTACAATTCCTGTTTCTACTTCTTCTAATTTTTCAGTACACAGACTATTAACCTGCTCGGCCACGCCTTTTATAATCGCAGGATTTTTAGTGGTAAACGTTTTGCCGTTATCGTCCTTGATGGTCAATAAACAACCTTGATAATAGTTTCCGCCTGTTTCGTCCACATCGTCTTTTAAACTGAGTTCAAATTCTTCAAGCGTAGAAATGATGGTTTTTAAATTTTCACGATGTTTAATTTTGCGGGCGAGTTCATCCCCTAGTTTTATATGACGGTCTAGTATAGTTTTTTGCTCGGCTATCCTTTCAGCAATCCCCATTTTGATTTCCATTTTTGTAGGTTCTACAATGGGAGTTTCTATCTCTTTTTCCGATTCAATTATTGGGGCTTCCGTTTCTATAACATCAGAGGGCTGTCCGTTAAACGCTAAACCATCCGCATTTACTTCCTCAAATGCTTTTGAGGGAGTTAACGCACTTTCATTTGATGGGATAGCCGAACGAATTGCATCTTTTGCGGTTACGGCTGTGTTGTTTACTTGTCCTTTAGTTCCAGTGATTTTACCTTGATTTTTCATGATTGTGTTTTTTAAAATGATAATTGAATTGAATAATTTAAATTGTGTCCGTTTAAGGCAATTGTAACGGCCTGCACTGTTTCGGCTAGGCTTTGGATTCGGTGGGTGGGCTTCTGCCTTTTGTTGCGTTCATGGTACTATGGGTTTTAAAAATATAGTCGGCGGGAGCCTCCTCGCCTTAATGTCGTACTTGACCTGAATCCAATCTTTTTTTTGCAAGACAAGGCTTTGCCAAAAAAAAAACCTCGTGAGCGAAGCGAGCAGGGAAGATTTTTTTTGAGCAAACCCGAAGGGTTTAGCCTTGACGGAAAAAAGATTGTTCGGACATTTGTACCTATTAAGGCTGAGAGGGCTTTTTATTTACTTAATGCACGTATTTCACTTAATAAGGAGAGTGGAAATTGAGGCTATAGGATTAGCCTGTTGCTATTCCACTTGGGTACTTTAGGGTAAGAAAAAAAGAATGGAAGGAAAAAAGAGGCAAAAAAAAGCCTGAATGGAAACATTCAGGCTTGTGTAGGATTGGGAGGGCTATTTTGCGTTTTTTCGGTTGCTGACCTCTATGCGAATATTTTGGGTAAGATTTCTAGCTATCAATAATGACTTACGCAATCTAGTTCCGGCAGTTTTGTTACCCTTTTCATAAAATTTACGAGCATCCCTTTCGCTAGTTAGGATTAAGGTTTTTAAATCAAGGAATTTTTTCATGATTAAATGTTTAAAGTTTAAAAATCTGTTATTTTAAAATGTATGTATAATTAAGGATCGTCTACCTTGTTAGTCCTTGGGCTTCTGACAGGTCGTTTTCTTTCGCTTTAGTATTTTGGGCAAGGGTTACTTGTGCTTCTTTAGTGAGGAACAATTCTCGTTTTTCAGGTGTTCCATCTAATTTAAAAAAATTCATTTTTCTGAAGCGAACTGCTGTTTCCAGTTGTAATTCCATATCAACGCCCTTATTACTTGCTCCAATAATAGGTTTGTCTCCATTTCTCAATGCAGTTTCTAATTCCGTCAAATTTTGAGGTTGATTTGGTGCATTTTTCAAGAATTTGATATTGTAGTCTTTTAGTACATTTTTCAAATCAAAACCGTAAGCGGGATCACGATATGTTTTTAGTTGGAAATTTTGGCCTGTTTTGCCTTTTTCAGTATCTAAATTCACCCATGCCTGATATTTCTCACCTTGTCTAGTTGCTAAATCGTCACGGAAGACCGAACGACCTTGAACTAAATTCGCTGCCTGTTGGACTGTAAATCCCTTTCCCTCCTGACAATAAAATGTTTGTTCAGTCGGCTTACCAAACAAAGCGTTCCTATAGTCTCTAGTAACAACTACTTCATTTTTTTCTCTTTTGGCTACCAAAGAGTTACTGGTAACACTTTTTCCAACCACTAATTCGCAATCTCGATCCCGCTTTTTAAACTGCTCAATGGCTTCCATTGGGTGGTCAAATTTCTTAGTGTCGTTTTTCCCCTCGCCATTTGGGGTGATCAGAAAATAAGAATGTCCTTCTTCCAAAGGTTTAACACCATAAAATTGTGCCTTGAAGTTTGAAAAATAGTACCCTTTTTCCGGGTCGGATGTTTTTATCGGATAACGAATATCAATGTGTCCATTTAATACTTGCTTACTTTCCAGTATTTCAAAGCTGGCAGATCCTTTCCTGATATTTTCTTCTAATTGGTTAAGGGACTGTTCGCTTGCACCTAGAGCTTTCATATCCTCTTTAAGATCAAACAAATTGTTTAAATTAATCTTGTTCATAATGTTAAGATTTTAGGATTAAAAAATAGTTCAACGGGTAACCTGTAATTGGTTTTCAGGTTCGATGTTTCGCTGTTTTATTAGTTTCAAGTCTTTGTTCAGCTCTTTACTAATGGGTTTAATTATTTTTTTTAAATGGGCAAATGTGATCGGCTTCTTTTCCGCATTGAAGAAATTGATTGTCTTTTCAGAAGGATTAGCCGAAAGGTAGAATTTAGCTTTCCCAGGCACATCAAATGCTACGCTTTTACCTTCCTCAATCCCTTTTTGCACAGTTGAAATAGAAATTCCATAGACCTCTAGTTTGATCGAATGCTCAAGCAATATCTTTTTCAGATCAAAATCATAATCAGGGGGAAATTTGTTTAGTTCAAGTTTACCCTCTTCTAAATTCTGAACTTGCCCTAATTGCATCCACATTTTTGGTTCTGAATGGTGAGTGCTCTTATAAATCGGCTTTCCCTGCAATAAGTTTAATGCTTCAGTGACTTTAATATTGTCAGTTGGAAAAAACGTTGCAGATTTTGATTCTCCATTTTCTGTAGTTAACGTAGCGGTATATCCCTTATATGCGTACGCCTTTTCATCAATTTTAGCTAAATGCACATTTACTTCCAGCTTATCGTTACCATAAACATTACTTACAGATTTTAGGTGTATTTTTTCACGTTCAAAATCTAATTCCTTTTCTATTTTACCTGCCAGATGATTAAGCCCAGCGCTTTTTAACTGCTCCTGAATGTAGTTTGTCGATTCTTTTTTCCAATCTTTTAGTAAGAACAGGTGTATAGGTCTATTAACCAATTCATTTTGAACCCGGTGTAAAAATCTGACAATGGGGTTTGGGTATAGTTCTTTCCTTAATTTAGCAGTTACAACCTTTATGGCATGAGTATAAAGTTTTTCTTTATCTGAAGGATTAACTGACAACCTATGCAATCCATCTGTTAGGAATTTG
This is a stretch of genomic DNA from Candidatus Pedobacter colombiensis. It encodes these proteins:
- a CDS encoding DUF932 domain-containing protein; translated protein: MAHNLNYNEKTEKYSFFSTKEKAWHNLGTIVQDYPTSAEAIKFAGLDYVVEKRPLFTVDKSNLDTFKDPDADDYFDELTAGILVPNYFATLRTDTDDVLGVVGKDYEIVQNVQAFDFFDSIVGGGEGILYETAGALGKGERIFITAKLPDYIRVGRNDCIEKYLFLTTSHDGLGSITAAFTPIRIVCNNTLNAAMRNKTNCIRIKHTSNVQYRLKIAHTLLGLTNQLANELEQVYNNWATIRITDSKLKELIQVAMSPNKETTEALRSGQLDEFSTLYKNTVENVLEYAMSSPSQQQETTKGTLFGAYNSITGYYQNVCNYKDDESKLKSIMYGTGLKRGQKAFDLCTDFAKNGNTILSEHDY
- a CDS encoding histone H1, with translation MKKFLDLKTLILTSERDARKFYEKGNKTAGTRLRKSLLIARNLTQNIRIEVSNRKNAK